Proteins found in one Thermoproteota archaeon genomic segment:
- a CDS encoding THUMP domain-containing protein, whose product MLLTLGVTIPGLDPFLGEEVRELLGRGVRGVVPGKVEFTATPEEILRLNYTSRTAIRFLILVSKEILDPIDLESLKKAASSVEWSSFFSPSYTFAVRAERVGYHNFTSVDVAAIVGEAVVEHFSSLGTRIRANLKRPDVVIRAYVSGNIFLLGLDTTGESLHKRGYRVFEHRTSLNPVIAYSLVKLSGWLDSLPSDPSSVLVDPMCGGGTIPIEGVLAALRIPPGRWRRSYPVDHLSPFQGISQEEIFNREDSYIVDKDLNVLCSDISPKSIRGAMENAKSADVYDKIEFDVRDASELISLSRISSVATDPPYELRTGRNRRIGETFHRMASALEEKLEHRFSAICAGPALPKLMTAMRNLKLVFNRRILYGGIEARLLAYERRGTRQEGH is encoded by the coding sequence TAGAGGTGTCAGGGGAGTGGTACCTGGTAAAGTGGAGTTTACGGCTACTCCTGAGGAGATCTTGAGGCTGAACTATACCTCCAGAACCGCGATCAGGTTCCTGATACTGGTAAGTAAGGAAATACTCGATCCCATAGATCTGGAATCACTGAAGAAGGCTGCCTCCTCGGTTGAGTGGTCCTCCTTCTTCAGTCCTTCCTATACGTTTGCAGTGAGAGCCGAGAGAGTGGGTTACCACAATTTCACCAGCGTGGATGTGGCAGCTATCGTGGGAGAAGCCGTAGTGGAGCACTTCTCCTCTCTGGGCACTAGAATAAGGGCAAACCTAAAGAGGCCTGATGTAGTGATCAGAGCCTACGTGAGCGGAAATATCTTCCTTCTAGGATTGGATACAACTGGGGAAAGTCTTCACAAACGAGGATACAGGGTGTTCGAACACAGGACATCCCTAAATCCCGTGATAGCCTACTCACTGGTCAAGCTCAGTGGCTGGCTCGATTCTCTGCCCTCTGATCCAAGCTCGGTTCTCGTAGATCCTATGTGCGGTGGTGGGACGATTCCCATCGAGGGAGTGTTGGCTGCTTTGAGGATACCTCCCGGGAGATGGAGGAGAAGTTACCCTGTGGATCATCTCTCCCCCTTCCAAGGCATCTCTCAGGAGGAGATATTCAATCGGGAAGATTCTTACATTGTAGATAAGGATCTGAACGTCTTATGCTCCGACATAAGCCCAAAAAGCATAAGGGGGGCCATGGAGAACGCCAAGTCGGCTGATGTCTACGACAAAATAGAGTTCGATGTGAGGGATGCGAGCGAGCTGATCTCCCTGAGTAGAATAAGCTCCGTAGCTACAGATCCACCCTATGAGTTAAGGACTGGGAGGAACAGGAGAATAGGCGAGACCTTCCATAGAATGGCCTCCGCCCTCGAGGAGAAGCTCGAGCATAGGTTCTCAGCCATATGCGCTGGCCCGGCCCTTCCTAAACTAATGACAGCCATGCGAAACCTCAAGCTGGTGTTCAACAGGAGGATTCTCTATGGCGGGATCGAGGCCAGGTTGCTAGCCTACGAGAGGAGGGGCACCCGACAGGAAGGCCACTAA